The genomic window GAGTTTATCAACAATCGCTAGAACACCCGTTAACTCAATGGAACGCTCATTGCCATCGTCTTGAAAAAAGCTTACAAGAGTTTGGCTGGTGTTTACCAAACTGGCAACAAATATGGCAAGGGGCCAACCATTTAATAACCACTTATCCTGTGTTAAGAATTGCCATTTTTCCTGATGGCAGAGAATGGATTAGAGGACGTTTTTTACCCGACAATTTAGCTCAATCTCAACAGCAAGGGGTGAAAGGGTGGTTAGCGTCCTATCCCCTATTCCAACGAACGTTAAACGCTCATAAAACAGGGAATTATTTAGGGGCGTGGTTAGCCCTACAGCAAGCCAAAACCCTGGACTTTCAAGAGGCTATTTTAGTTGATTCCCAAGGAAATTGGCTCGAAACCAGTACAGGAAATCTCTGGGGATGGAAACAGGGAAAATGGTACACACCCGCTTTAGAGGTTGGTATTTTACCCGGTATTGGCAGACAGCAATTAATCCACTGGTTATATCAACAAAATATCAAGATTGAAGAAAATCAATGGACTCCTTCATGGATTCAATCTCTAGAAATGATTGCTTATAGTAATAGTGTCGTAGAGGTGATTCCTTTTCGTATCATTGATTGTCATGGCATATTACTGACCTTTGATGTCTCTGATGAACCGTTACAGATGTTATCTCAGTATTATGAGGTGATGAGGTGTAGGGGTGACAGGAAGAACATATATTAACCTGAGTTCGGGATAAGCTGAGACGAAATCTCTTGGAATACTATACTTGATAGCAGAGGAAGCAGTAGTTTCAAACACCTATTATCTTGTAAAAAAAGACTCAATTCCCCCACTGAAGCTGCGCGTAGCGTCCTCCGAACTCCGAACTCTTAACTCAGGTTATATTAATCATTTCTCCCACTCCCTTGCAGTTTTTTATCACTACGAAGAAGCAGAAGAAGACCGAAAAATCCACCAACCAGCAAAACAAAGGGTACAATTTCCTACTACTGTTAAGGATGCTTGTAAAGTGACTAACCAATCTAAAGAAGGTGCATTATCAAACAAATGCCAAGTACAAGCACACATCGCACTGACTAAAGCCGGTAACATTCCCCAAGATAGCGATCGCCAATATAATTTTTGGCTAACTTCGGCGTAAGTCCAGACAAATAATATAGCAACTGTCCACTCAATAACACTAGAAACATGAACCATCCACGTTGGAATTGAAAGTGCATTCATAACTCAAAAATAAACTCTAATCATTACACTAATCAAACTGATTAGATAACGTCTCAGAATATATTGTATTTAATTAGTTCACCATTCAACAATCATGGATAAATTTGAGAGTATCCGTGCTTTCACTCAAGTCATAGAAGAAGGAAGCTTTGCGGCCGCAGCCAGAAAAATGCACCTATCTCGTTCTGCGGTGAATAAGTTGGTGATCAATTTAGAAAATCACTTAGGAGCCTCTTTGCTCTATCGTACCACTCGCCAAGTAACCCCCACAGCCACCGGTCGAGCTTTTTATGAACGCTGTCTTGAGATTCTTAGCACCCTAGAAGAAGCAGAATTATCCGTTTCGCAACAACACAACGAACCCCAAGGAAACCTAAAAATTAATGCGCCGATGTCTTTTGGTATTGCTCGTTTAGGTGAAATAATTGCTAAGTTTATGACTCGCTATAGCAAAATTAAAATTCAATTAACTCTAGAAGACCGCTTTATCGATCCTATTAGTGAAGGTTATGATCTCGTTATTCGCATTGGTTCACCCCCCAATTCCCCTAATTTATTGGTTCATAAAATTACGACCCTTTCTCGTGTTATCTGTGCCTCTCCCCATTACTTAACAACCAAGGGAATGCCTAACAATCTTTCTGATCTAAAACAACATTCTTGTCTTCACTATGGCTATTTAATAAACGGTAGTCAATGGCAATTTATTCACCAAGGAAAGGAGGAAAGAATCACTGTTGAAGGGTTTTTTTGTTCTAATAATGGCGAGGTCTTGAGGGATGCTGCATTGCAAGGATTGGGCATTGTTATGTTACCGAATTTTATTGTTGATCACTATTTAGAAAGGGGGGATTTACAAATTATTTTCCCAGATTATCAAATACCCGAATTAGACCTATCTATTATTTATCCTATCAATCGTCATCTTTCTACAAAAATTAAATTATTTACTGAATTTCTTCAAAGGTCTTTGATGAACTAAAAGCACCTCCGAACATCCTACCCCCCATGCCCCACCCCTCCAGTTTTTGTGTCTATCAAGAAAATTTCCAAATCTAAACAAAATGTAACGAAATGCAAAGTATAATGAGTAAGACATAAACCCTTAGAAAGAATAGTAAAGATAAATGCGAGTTGCGATCGCCGGAGCCGGTTTAGCAGGCCTTTCATGTGCCAAATATCTTGTGGATACAGGACATACCCCTATTGTCTTAGAAAGAAGAGATGTCCTGGGTGGCAAAGTAGCTGCCTGGAAAGACGAAGATGGAGACTGGTACGAAACAGGACTACACATCTTCTTTGGGGCTTATCCCAATATGTTGCAATTATTCAAAGAACTAGGGATTGAAGATCGCCTACAGTGGAAAGAACATTCCATGATCTTCAACCAACCCGAAACCCCTGGAACTTACTCACGGTTTGATTTTCCTGATCTTCCAGCCCCAGTTAACGGTATTTTTGCCATTTTACGCAATAACGATATGTTGACCTGGGAAGAGAAAATCAAATTCGGGTTAGGGCTACTGCCTGCCATTGTACGGGGACAAAGCTACGTCGAAGAGATGGATCAATATTCTTGGTCGGAGTGGCTCAAAAAACAGAATATTCCCCCTAGAGTGGAAAAAGAAGTCTTTATCGCTATGTCTAAGGCGTTAAACTTCATTAACCCCGATGAAATTTCAGCTACTATCTTATTAACTGCTTTAAATCGCTTTTTACAGGAGAAAAACGGCTCAAAAATGGCCTTTCTCGATGGTTCACCCACGGAAAGACTCTGTCAGCCATTGGTTGATTACATTACCGAAAAGGGTGGAGAAGTAAGATTAAATGCAAGTTTAAAAGAAATATTACTCAAGGATGATAATACAGTGAAAGGGTTTCTTCTCAGGGGACTCAATGGTGAACCAGACGAAATATTTGAAGCGGACTTATATGTGTCGGCCATGCCCGTTGATCCCCTAAAGGTCATTTTACCCCAACCCTGGCAACAACTAGCGGAATTTAAGAAATTAGAGGGCTTAGAAGGGGTTCCGGTTATTAACCTCCACCTTTGGTTTGATCGCAAACTCACCGATATCGATCACCTCCTATTTTCCCGTTCCGACTTACTCAGTGTTTATGCGGACATGAGTAACACTTGTCAAGAATACGCTGACCCCGATCGCTCGATGTTAGAGTTAGTTTTAGCTCCGGCGCAGGATTGGATCACCGCCTCCGATGAAGCCATCATTGAGGTAACCATGGCCGAAATCGAAAAACTCTTTCCCCAACACTTTACAGGAGAAAATCGGGCAAAATTACGCAAATATCATGTAGTCAAAACCCCTCGTTCCGTTTACAAAGCGATCCCCGGCAGACAAGCTTATCGTCCCTCCCAAAAAACTCCCATTGCTAACTTCTACCTAGCAGGAGACTTTACTATGCAAAAATACTTAGGAAGTATGGAAGGGGCTGTTTTATCAGGAAAATTAGCAGCGCAAACCCTAGCGCAAGACTACCCTGCTAAGATTGGTCCATCACAGCCAGAAGCGACAAAAGAAGCCTCTTTAGTCTAATCGGCTGGACTGTTAGTGGCCTAGAACTTTGTCCGAAATAATGACGAAAGAGTCAATGAATGGGACAATGCTAAGAGTCTAACGGTCAAAAAACTCCATTACCTCTTTTTACTATAGAAAATCATTCTGCTTGTGCTGAATGCTACAATTGCCTAAACGTCCCCAACCCCCAAAAATGCTGGTCTCCGTAGAAGAGTCCTATGAACGCTGTCGTCAGATTACCCAGAAATATTCAAAAACCTTTTATCTGGGAACCCTTTTAATGCCGTCGCAAAAACGACGGGCGATCTGGGCTATCTATGTTTGGTGTCGCCGTACCGATGAGTTAGTCGATGGTCCTCAAGCCAAATACACTACCCCAGAAACCTTACAACAGTG from Crocosphaera subtropica ATCC 51142 includes these protein-coding regions:
- the pds gene encoding 15-cis-phytoene desaturase, with product MRVAIAGAGLAGLSCAKYLVDTGHTPIVLERRDVLGGKVAAWKDEDGDWYETGLHIFFGAYPNMLQLFKELGIEDRLQWKEHSMIFNQPETPGTYSRFDFPDLPAPVNGIFAILRNNDMLTWEEKIKFGLGLLPAIVRGQSYVEEMDQYSWSEWLKKQNIPPRVEKEVFIAMSKALNFINPDEISATILLTALNRFLQEKNGSKMAFLDGSPTERLCQPLVDYITEKGGEVRLNASLKEILLKDDNTVKGFLLRGLNGEPDEIFEADLYVSAMPVDPLKVILPQPWQQLAEFKKLEGLEGVPVINLHLWFDRKLTDIDHLLFSRSDLLSVYADMSNTCQEYADPDRSMLELVLAPAQDWITASDEAIIEVTMAEIEKLFPQHFTGENRAKLRKYHVVKTPRSVYKAIPGRQAYRPSQKTPIANFYLAGDFTMQKYLGSMEGAVLSGKLAAQTLAQDYPAKIGPSQPEATKEASLV
- a CDS encoding DUF2499 domain-containing protein translates to MNALSIPTWMVHVSSVIEWTVAILFVWTYAEVSQKLYWRSLSWGMLPALVSAMCACTWHLFDNAPSLDWLVTLQASLTVVGNCTLCFAGWWIFRSSSASS
- a CDS encoding aminotransferase class IV — its product is MLSKYWYDGQLFEQDTICLSIDDPGLNYGATIFTTLRVYQQSLEHPLTQWNAHCHRLEKSLQEFGWCLPNWQQIWQGANHLITTYPVLRIAIFPDGREWIRGRFLPDNLAQSQQQGVKGWLASYPLFQRTLNAHKTGNYLGAWLALQQAKTLDFQEAILVDSQGNWLETSTGNLWGWKQGKWYTPALEVGILPGIGRQQLIHWLYQQNIKIEENQWTPSWIQSLEMIAYSNSVVEVIPFRIIDCHGILLTFDVSDEPLQMLSQYYEVMRCRGDRKNIY
- a CDS encoding LysR family transcriptional regulator, which produces MDKFESIRAFTQVIEEGSFAAAARKMHLSRSAVNKLVINLENHLGASLLYRTTRQVTPTATGRAFYERCLEILSTLEEAELSVSQQHNEPQGNLKINAPMSFGIARLGEIIAKFMTRYSKIKIQLTLEDRFIDPISEGYDLVIRIGSPPNSPNLLVHKITTLSRVICASPHYLTTKGMPNNLSDLKQHSCLHYGYLINGSQWQFIHQGKEERITVEGFFCSNNGEVLRDAALQGLGIVMLPNFIVDHYLERGDLQIIFPDYQIPELDLSIIYPINRHLSTKIKLFTEFLQRSLMN